A stretch of Brassica napus cultivar Da-Ae chromosome C6, Da-Ae, whole genome shotgun sequence DNA encodes these proteins:
- the LOC111212859 gene encoding glutathione S-transferase T3 isoform X2, producing MDSTNPYSQNSNFVDLLNSQQDGFPPQTYFRESCSQLPVFSTQCTEPSSLREDTPSEKKERKKWSLTEDVVLISAWLNTSKDPVVGNEQKATAFWKRIASYFAASPKVQGSEKRGFIQCKQRWQKINDLVSKFSGSYEAATRQKTSGMNENDVVKLAHEIFFNDHKIKFNLQHAWDELRYDQKWCEASSSKIDGSCKKRKCDDGAQSSSSNATTNDAEQRPLGVKASKRGSGKRIGEALKGVSEFQNLWAIKEKDLEVKERLSKMGLLETLIAKKETLSDFEEALKKKLITEMLGGSE from the coding sequence ATGGATTCTACGAATCCATATAGTCAAAACTCCAACTTTGTTGATCTGTTGAACAGTCAACAAGATGGTTTCCCTCCTCAAACCTATTTTCGTGAGAGTTGTTCACAACTCCCTGTTTTTAGTACTCAATGTACTGAACCTTCAAGTTTGCGTGAAGACACACCAtcagagaaaaaagaaagaaagaaatggagtcTCACCGAGGATGTTGTGCTTATTAGCGCATGGTTGAACACCAGCAAGGACCCTGTTGTAGGCAATGAGCAAAAAGCTACTGCTTTCTGGAAGCGTATAGCTAGTTACTTTGCAGCTAGTCCAAAGGTTCAAGGCAGTGAAAAGCGAGGGTTTATCcagtgtaagcagaggtggcagAAGATAAATGATCTCGTTTCCAAGTTTTCTGGTTCTTATGAGGCTGCAACAAGACAGAAGACAAGTGGAATGAATGAGAATGATGTAGTTAAACTAGCACACGAGATCTTCTTCAATGATCACAAGATCAAATTTAATCTTCAACATGCGTGGGACGAGCTAAGGTATGACCAGAAATGGTGTGAAGCATCTAGTAGTAAGATTGATGGAAGCTGTAAGAAGAGAAAGTGTGACGATGGTGCTCAGTCCTCAAGCTCTAACGCAACTACCAATGATGCTGAGCAACGTCCTCTTGGTGTCAAGGCATCGAAACGAGGAAGTGGTAAGAGAATCGGTGAAGCCCTCAAGGGTGTCTCTGAGTTTCAGAACTTGTGGGCAATTAAGGAGAAAGATTTGGAAGTGAAAGAGAGACTGTCCAAGATGGGGCTGCTTGAGACTCTCATTGCCAAAAAAGAGACACTATCTGACTTTGAAG
- the LOC125588651 gene encoding uncharacterized protein LOC125588651 has translation MANIEKLQFPALKVTGENYVRWVTNVKPYLVIKKISEAIKVGNKSPPEHIAEAIIFLKKHLDENLTHDYGDVEDPAVLWQALKDRFDNQKEINLPHALEEWKTLRFQDFQRVRDYNSTILRIVAQLKYCGNPVTEAEMLDKTYNTFHKEHNVLSRIYRKCGYTKFSELMVTLMLAEKNDELLIKNHNSRPTGAKAFPEVNATAVEYSGRRNHTNRGRGRRFNNKRGKPYYPKSIRSNKWVRSEQPHKGKETEEDTTKKSETVCYRCGCKGHWSRTCRTPPHLCKLYQESIKGKAKEVNLTENVEGTSYLESSDFANELD, from the coding sequence atggcaaacatcgagaaactccagttcccagCTCTAAAAGTAACCGGCGAAAActatgtcagatgggtcacaaatgtgaaaccttatcttgtaataaaaaagatatccGAAGCTATaaaagtcggtaacaaatcgccacccgagcatatagccgaggcgataatcttcctgaagaagcacttagatgagaatctaactcacgactatggagacgttgaggacccagctgtactatggcaagccttgaaagacagattcgataatcaaaaggaaatcaatctccctcacgctcttgaagagtggaaaaccctgaggtttcaggatttccaaagggttagagattacaattccactatcttaaggatagttgcacaattaaaatattgtggtaaccctgtcaccgaagcagaaatgcttgacaagacatacaataccttccacaaagaacacaacgtcttatcccgaatttacagaaaatgtgggtacaccaaattttctgaattgatggtaacactcatgttggctgaaaagaacgatgagttactaatcaaaaaccataattcccgacctacgggagccaaggcatttcccgaagtgaatgctacggcggtagaatattcgggaaggagaaaccataccaaccgaggtcgtggtcggcgtttcaacaacaaacgtggaaagccttactatcctaaaagtattagatctaacaaatgggttagatctgaacaacctcataaaggcaaagaaaccgaagaggataccacaaagaaaagtgagactgtatgttacagatgtggatgtaaaggacattggtcccgtacctgtcgtactcccccacatttgtgcaagttatatcaagaatccataaaaggaaaggctaaagaggtgaacctcacggaaaacgttgaagggacctcataccttgaatcctctgatttcgcaaatgagctggactag